One window from the genome of Oryctolagus cuniculus chromosome 1, mOryCun1.1, whole genome shotgun sequence encodes:
- the LOC100349888 gene encoding olfactory receptor 8B3-like codes for MEVRMAPRNGSLVTEFTLKGLTDQPALQLPLFFLFLLMYVVTVLGNLSLVTLIGLHSHLHTPMYFFVFNLSFIDLCYSSVFTPKMLVNFVSERNIISYTGCMVQLYFFCFLVISESYVLTSMAYDRYVAICNPLLYTVVMSPKVCFSLILGSYLIAFTGAMAHTGCMLRLTFCDANTINHYLCDILPVMQLSCTSTYVNELVVFIVVGINIIVASLTIFLSYGFILSSIFQINSTEGRSKAFSTCSSHIIAVSLFYGSGAIMYLRPSSAGSLDEGKISSVFYTNVIPMLNPLIYSLRNKDVKLALRKLC; via the exons ATGGAGGTTAG AATGGCTCCAAGAAATGGCTCCCTTGTGACTGAGTTCACCCTGAAAGGATTAACAGACCAGCCAGCTCTCCAGCTGCCCCTGTTCTTCCTGTTTCTACTCATGTACGTGGTCACCGTGCTGGGAAATTTGAGCTTGGTGACTCTGATTGGGCTGCACTCACACCttcacacccccatgtacttttTTGTCTTCAACCTGTCCTTCATTGACCTCTGTTATTCTTCTGTATTTACACCCAAAATGCTGGTGAACTTTGTTTCAGAGAGGAATATTATATCATACACAGGGTGCATGGTGCAGctctactttttttgttttttggttattTCTGAAAGCTATGTGTTGACATCAATGGCCTATgatcgctatgtggccatctgtaacCCACTTCTCTATACCGTAGTCATGTCCCCTAAAGTGTGTTTTAGCCTTATTCTTGGTTCATACTTGATAGCCTTTACAGGTGCCATGGCCCACACTGGATGCATGCTGAGACTGACCTTCTGTGATGCAAACACCATCAACCACTACTTATGTGACATCCTCCCAGTGATGCAGCTCTCCTGCACCAGCACATATGTCAATGAATTGGTGGTTTTCATTGTGGTTGGCATCAACATCATTGTGGCCAGCCTCACCATCTTTCTCTCTTATGGTTTCATTCTCTCcagcatctttcaaataaactccaCTGAGGGCAGGTCCAAAGCCTTCAGCACCTGCAGTTCTCACATAATTGCTGTTTCTCTGTTTTATGGATCAGGAGCAATAATGtatcttaggccatcctctgctggatCACTGGATGAGGGAaaaatttcttctgtgttttataCAAATGTAATTCCCATGTTGAATCCCTTAATCTATAGCTTGAGGAATAAGGACGTTAAGCTTGCCCTGAGAAAACTCTGTTAG